The DNA sequence GGACTATCAGTGAAGACTACAATCAAAGAAGAAGTTTCCATTCGTGCATCGAAGCAGAAAGATTCACCGAGACCTCTTCATCTGTCCATTTCTGATTATGAATATGATAGAGTTGGAATTGATGGAAAACAAAGTGTGCCTATTGATCTAAAGGAGTCTATCCGAGTCCTTTCTAAGCTTACAGAAGCCCCTTGGCACTATGATGAAGGTAGAGAGGTTCGGAGGTTGCCTTATGAAGTAAAAGATGCACAAAGGCATTCGATCTCAAAGGATGCTCGTCGGTTTTCTTATGATGCAAGGGAAGTACATCGATACTCTTCTGAATCACAAGATACCATCAAATCCACACCAAGACTAAAAGAGCTTCCTAGACTTTCCCTTGACAGCAGGGAAGTTTCTTGGCGTACTTATACCTCTGATTCAAAATCCAATCATCTCTTAAGAAATTTCAGTAGTGGTACTTCCGACTCAGATGACAAAGTCTCAAGTCTGCAACAACGGCCTTCAGCAGCATCACAGAGCCGGCCACCGAGTGTTGTAGCAAAATTAATGGGGTTGGAAGCATTGCCAGCGTCCAATTTAGCCAGTGAGACTCGCTCAATTTTGAGTGAAACTGACCCAACTCAAGGTGATGATCAGTTTTCAAGATCATCAAAAAATGGACTCATTAGGCCATTCAAAGTTTCTAATTCTTCGAAAAGCTCAATGAAAGACCCGAGTTCCCCAAGCAGGAAGAACCCGGATTTGGTTGTGAAACCTATCTCAAGTTCAAGGCATCCCATTGAACCTGCACCATGGAAGCGGCGAGATAGAAATCAAAGTTCACCAAGACCGAGTTCCGCGGCCATGAAGGCTACAAGTATAACAGATTCATTCCCTTCAGTTTACAGTGAAGTTGAGAAGAGATTGAAGAATCTTGAATTTGATCAGTCTGGAAGGGATCTTAGAGCGCTCAAACAGATACTAGAAGCAATGCAAGCAAAGGGGCTGCTAGAGACAAGACAAGAAGAACAAGTttcaaatcttgtaggaaatcAAAGAGACCATGAACCAAAACCTGTGAGTCTAACTCAGAATTCTAGGACAGCAAGGAAACAAAGTCCTCACAGAAACAACATTGCATCTTCAACTTTCGGGGGATCTGACTCAGCAAGGAGCTTTGAATCTCCAATTGTAATAATGAAACCGGCAAAGCACATTGAGAAAAATGGAATTTCATCATCTTCAGTTATTCCACTTGTTGAGCTTTCTGATTCACATAAACTCCAGAGTGTGAGGATGAAGGTACGTACAGGTAATGGAAAGGGTACAGGTTCTGGTCGAATAACAAAAGATCAGTCTCCTAGAAACAATCACAGGGAAGCTTCTACTAGCTTCAGTGAAAAGAAAGCTAGTAGCAAGACTATAAGATCAACACAATCACAACCAAGATCTCAGCAGTTTACAAAAGAAAATAGCCCAAGTTCTGTAAAGAACTCAGGATCTGTTAGCCCAAGATTGCAACAAAAGAAGTTAGAACTTGAGAAGTGTTCTCGCCCACCAACACCTCCATCAGAGTCAAGTAAACCGAGACGACAATCTGGTAAGCAGACCACAGAATCAGGTTCTCCGGGTAGAAAACCGAGGCATAAAGTCCCTATTTCACAACAAAGTGATGACCAACTTAGTGAAATAAGCAATGAATCAAGAAGTTTGAGTTTCCAAGGGGATGAGACATCACTACAATCAGGAAGTACCATAACTGAGTCAAAGATGGATGTGGAATTAGCCAGCAATTTACAATCTGCTGAAACTGTCGAAAGCCAAAGCCCATCTCTTAAGACTATTGAGCAGGTGGTTTCAGGAACAATACAGAAGGTAAGATTGATGACAATTACTTCTACAATTCAAGCTTTTTTTGCCTATTAGAACTGTATGAGAAAAGCTAAGTTTTAGagtaaaatagtaaaatattcCATTTATCATTGATATGAGTGTTTTGCTTAAATTTTCAGAAATCAACTCTGATGTTGGATGAGAATGAGCCTATTTCAGAACTTGCAATGGATGCTCCAGATCATCCGAGCCCTGTATCGGTTCTGGACGGCTCAGTATACAGAGAGGATGTGCTATCCCCAGTCAAGCTTATATCCAATGCTCCGAAAGGTATggtttttttcccttaaaatgAGGGAGAAAATTTAAGAGCTATATTATTTCTGATGATGAATAATACATTAAGTTGCCAATAATTATGAAGTAATTAAAGAGAGAAATTTTAGTAGTATTTGTGTCATATGATACTCTTATACGATGAAgcttttgttttttcatttatTTGTACACAACCTTGTACCTCATTATTATGACTTATATGCTGAAGCAGGTGATGTTCAATCTAAAGAAGACGATTATGAATATCAGTGGAACACTGCAGATGATAGCCTTTCAGTTAACAGCGAGATCAACCGCAAGAAATTGCAAAGCATAGATCACCTGGTTCAGAAGCTTAGACGGCTAAACTCGAGTCACGACGAGGCTAGAATCGATTACATTGGTTCCCTTTGCGAAAACTCGAACCCAGACCACAGATACATATCAGAAATACTATTGGCTTCAGGTCTCCTACTCAGAGATCTGAGTTCAGAATTGCTGACATTTCAACGCCACTCGTCGGGTCATCCCATTAACCCCGAGTTATTCCTTGTATTGGAGCAGACCAAGGCAAGTAGCTTTCTTGCTAAAGAAGAAATCGGCATTGAAAAAGTTGATTACAAGAAGACAAACACAGACAAGTCTCACAGGAGATTCATCTTTAATGCTGTGAATGAGATTCTTGGCATGAAACTAGCTTCTTCTCCTGAACCATGGTTGAAGCCTAATGGACTCGCAAAGAAGAACCTCAGTGCACAGAAACTTCTAAAAGAACTGTGCTTTGAGATAGAAAAAATTCAAGTGAAGAAGCCCGAATGCACAGAAGATGAAGGTGATGGTATAAAAAGTATACTATGTGAAAATGTTATGAATGGAACAGAAAGTTGGACAATTTTCCATGGTGAAACATCTGGGGTTGTGTTGGATGTTGAGAGACTGATATTTAAAGACTTAATTGATGAGATTGTGATTGGTGAAGCAACGGGCTTGAGAATCAAGCCAGTTAGACGCAGGAAGCTATTTGGAAAGTAATATTTTCATTCCATTTCTCACATTTTAACTAATCTTGAACTATGTTTTCACAGTCATtacatataataacaataataatcatcGTTAGCTTTGATTACTTTTGCTAAGTTGTAAAGAAAACAACTTATCATGGATTTACAGCAATATGCATATTCTGGAAATTTCTTGTGGAAATCTTTTTCTGTCTTACCGATGAACTAGTTTCTGTTTTGCTTGTGATGTTAAATTTGGTTCCTGTAAAGTCATCAAGTTCATGCATGAAAATGGAGAAAACTGCTGACAACTTGTAACATTGGACCATGTATGAAGCAAATATCTATATCAAATAATCCATTCAATTCACTTAAAACTAGTCAATTATCTAGTGTTGATTGCTATACGAATTGGCTTTATTAAACTAGTGATAAGAATAGGTGACTTGGCTAAGTTAACATGTTTCATATTTAAGCTAATAAGTTATTTTGAACATTCGTTTTTACGGTTAAATCATTCCAACAAACAAAGGGTTCTGATTAGAACCTCTACTAGTATCTTCCATTCTTCCCAAAATCATGCAAATGACGATAGTAACCCTGGCCCTAAAATtaggggtgtccgcggatcggatcggatcggatatggccgaaaattcgatccgatctgcACAATTtctatcggatcggatcggatatgatatccgcgctttttagtgccggatccgatccgcacatttgcggatcagatcggatatcggatatatctgcATAATTAAaccttatctttttaatcatatttctatgtaaaaaaattcgataaaaatatttctttcatacttttaaatttatttattcctaaaacatttttaatcaaactctttctaaataaaaaaaataaaataatacaatatataaataataattactaactaaaacatacaaacaagtaaatataataccaaatatatatatatatatatttatttattttttaattattatggtGCGGATCTAAAATCCGCGGATCGGATACGCAGATGTAGAGCACATATCCACATTCCAATCCACAAAGgatgcggatacgatccgatccgatcaatttgcggatcaaatcgtatccgcaattttcgaATCAGATGCAGATATTGACCGCGAATCTGCGGATAagatccgatccatggacaccccCTACCTAAAACTTCTGTAAGCTAGAACTCACTCAAAAGTCAAATCATGCTTAGGTTGGAAGTTAGAATCGGATATACAAATCAAGAATGAGGTCtcatttatttattgaaatattttGAATAAGAAACTGCTAACGCGCTTGCCTCCGTAGCATAGTGGTAGTGCGTTCGCTTCGTAAGCGAAAGGTCGCGAGTTCGATCCTCGCCGGGGGCTATTTTCATTTTGTCGTTTTGTTATTGTAGTTTTCTGTTTTTCGTCGTTTACAGAATGTCCGTTTCGGAATTTGGTCAAACAAGTTGTCGTTTATGTCCGCGATGCTGTGTAGCAACTAGCAAAACAAACACATGTGCAAGGGCCCACATAGTTAAAGACATTGGGCTCCTTGCAGCCCCAAGTTCATGGATTGCCCCTTATTTAGGGTTTTACTATAGtgctgaagaaaaaaaatttcagcAGGTGCTGAAAATAGGTGGCGGAGTGAAAGAGTTACGCGTGTATAAGTTGCTTTGATGATAGCCGACAATTCCTGCAGCGTGGCCATAAAGTGATGGAAATGAACGTTTAATTAAATGTCAATTGGTTTcgttaatgatgatgattatgttgaTGGGCTGTTTTTGGAAGTCCAACAAATTTTAGTATGACATTTTTTGGGACTACAATAAATATTAGATGTtgacacaaaaaaatatatagcaaaatttaaatttttggctGCTTCTTTCTGTATTACTCAATTCATTTTAGATAGTCTCCAAATTTTAAATAGTCCAAATTTTCAgtcattttttattcttttataattttttatttatttttataaaaaattttaaattttaaaatttacttatttttatattttttatttaaatattaatttttaattttttcttacaAATTAGACATTTTTTTAAGTACAATAGATCAATAGCAATCacctttatttatttaaaaaataaagagtataatatttttttgttatagacaataataagaatataatatttaactgtttatttaaaaaaattatttcatttttgaaaatattcttCAAAATTTGATTATATGTGTTCATGTTGTTAGATTTGACcagaaatatattaaaattttaaattttatatactttttaataaataaaaatttaaaatctgtaTTATCATTcaattaaacttatttatttttttacatgaCTATGTACAATTGATTatagttataaatttttttatatttatagaacataaaaattaaatctttttcttgaATACTctcaaaaaataatgaaaataattttaaacatgtttttttatacatatttattgttgcttttagaataaaaataaaatttttaaattttagcaCAATAACTTTTTATAAGAATAAATTAtttagataaattaaattaaaaaaaaacatattttcaaAGATAGTCttcaaaaatgaattaaaattttttaaaccaaACGATTAAATATTATACTCTTATTATTGTCTGAAACAAAAGAATATTATATTCTctattttttaagtaaataaaagtgaTTGTTATTGACCAATTGTCAAGCACAAACTCAGTAACAAAAATGAGGGGACATTTACCCCAttgtgtttttaatttaaaaaaaacagttatatataatatattctcattttaaattttaagtgacctaatagaaataaattaaattcaattagccaaagtttcaaattcactttttatttttctattattttgactattatttaacctaatcaaatttagtTCTTGTGTCGTCGCTCTTTTATTCTCTTAcaccattttcttatttttatgttttcaaccttctttttctattccttgTCTAGTGGTCATAttctcttcatcaaaaggtaaattttaaattatccttTTTTTTATATAGCTCTCAATAACTCTATGTATCTTCCaattttattgtttctctttttaatatttttaattacaaattttaattcaaataattataatttatgtattaatctaattttttattctctttatgactttatatattttattttaatctcaatttattcatccttattatttttcttttatcttttgttctattatatgtacctatattacatatataattttaaaataaatcgattaatttactaatttagaatatatttttcatttttagaaatagtaataaaaaatattttaattataatacataATTAGACAAAGGCATAAAATCTTTTATCCAACATTATaccaaaattaaattaagaaaatatataacaaatttaattattttaaaaagaaataaaaaaatattataaattaagtttttattattttatataaatatacttTCTATAtacagatttaattttttttagtatttatatatagttctaatttcaaattataaatattagtatATCATTAGACGCTAATGTGCTAATTAATTCAGTCTTTTattgttaaattataaaaaaattagttaagataacaagttatctataattaattaaaatattttaagttcaaattttaaaaataaaaaaatattttttttataaaatatatataatgaatagtattttaaaataaaaaatattcactaactctttttaaattttatatctccatataattaataatgttcaacaaaattttttaatatatatatttttcctacactcctaaatttttttaaattcgtCACTGCTTATTATACTTAAAACAATTgtctaatttgttaaaaaaataaaaaattaatatttaaatttttaaaatttaaaatttgctataaaaaaataagtcaaaaaaatattataaaagaataaaaaaaatgactGAAAATGGGCTATCTAAAGTTTAGAGACTATTTAAAATGATTGAAGAAGCaaccaaaaatttaaattttgttatccaTTTTTTTGTCAACATGTAATATTTGTTGGACTCCCAAAAACAGTCCAATAACATAATCATTATcattaactaaattaaataacatcTAATTAAGAGTTCTCTTCCATCACTCTCTGACCACGCTGCAGAAATTGTCAACTATCATTAAGACAACCTACACACGCGTAACTCTTTCACTGTGCCACCTATTTTCAGCACTTACTGAAAAATTTTTTGTTCAGCACCATAGTATTACCCCCTTATTTATTGTTCGTTCTAAATTTAGAACTTTAGCTCAAAAACAAGTATATAATTGAACTATTGAAGTATAAATTCTCGGGTAGTTACAAGTCAATGATTAATCTTTAGTTCTGTTGGAGTTTATTTTTCAGTGGATAGTCTTTAAAATCAATTTCGGAATATAACACTTAAGCTACTAAAGCATTTTGTTAGGTAAaccgaagaaaaaaaagaaaagaaaactaaagtACTCAAAAGAATATTCACTCCATACCTCATGTAAGAGGTGATTTATTACAtgttgcatgaaattaaaaggggagaAAAAAGTATTTTTGCTTAATGTGAGGAAACAAAAGGAAGAAGGAAAGGAATCAAAAGTggtctttttttttgtttcccacaGTATCTCCCAATCCGGCATGCTAAGGATTAATCCGCCGCGATACTGAGCTTCATTTAAGGGTTTATCATTGGCCAATGGGTGGTCCCATTTTATCTTAAATAGTAATGGACATTGGAGAGCAGAAATAAACCACAATGGACCACAAGGcccatatattttgtttttagcaGTGACGTACTCTTCTGCACGCCTACATAGTGCATGCAGCATTGCCAACTACATTTCCTACTACTATAAAAAGCACTACGCTTTTATTTTACGCGTGGTGTTTTGAAAATGTTAATTTGGATCCTACGTCTTAGGAGGGTTGAACTTTTAATCGAGGATGATCCAAAGGAACGATAATAGGATACGTACAAAGAATTTCATCCATAAACTTAGGTGTAAAACACATATTAgatattaaaacaaaaagaaatcagtcaccaaaaatatatgttaaaatataaaatatatatttaaaaataaattaaataatatatttaaataattaatttttttatatgtatataatatttttgaatatagaaaataaggatTAAGGTGGACAACATACGTTAGATAAATTTTTTGtccttatttatttatagtaaatagcagaaaataaaaaaaattattttttttgtgaagTGAATTAGACAATTCCTAATTTTAAGTATCacaatatatttatattacacACTCATTCACATAACACTTAAAAGGTTTTATATTTAACATTTGATATATTTATCAAAGTTTAAATCCGAATACAGTATATTAAGATGCATATAGTTAAATTAGTTGAGTAAGTctcaattgcaaaaaaaaaaaatccacctTTTTTTAAGAGGCATAtgattaaattcacattttttttgtttatctaaaTGGTATCACCAACCCGACAGGTTAAAGATTAATTCGTCGCGAATCTGAGTTCCATTTAAAGGTTTGCCTGGCCAATAAATTACAATACTCACATCTGCGCCAAATATTAACTACTTGCGCTCTTCATTACCTGTCCATTATtcacaaataatttatttattacccAAATTCATATCCATGATATCTTATGGATTCAAATTTGTCCTGTCCTACCCTGTTTCAAAATATGATATATTTTACCATTTTTTTAATAGCATCCCTCTTGTATTGATATATATTATATGGcttatgaaaataaaatttaaattatcaaactaaaaagaatacgtaaattttaaatataattaaagtaATCACATTATAAATTATAAGCAATATTAAAGaactttaaatttattaaattcgaTAATCTATCTCAAATATTCATTTGTATATGTTAAAAGCGGTAcaagataaatataaaacataacaATTATTATCTATATTTATCACATAACCAAACAATTATCATCAAGTATTACTTGTATCCACCTCCAAAATCTAATCCATTAGTTAGAGTGGaagaatttgataataaaaacgAATGGGGCTTTAgagggagggagagggagagagagagaggaacagCAGCTCCATGATTCATTTATGTAGAACTATCGGTGACACACCAATGTTCAAAATTAGAGACAATCTTTTATGTATACCTAATATATGTTGTGACTATCTGTATGATAATGAAATAATTGTGCGTAATAATAGTAATGCTTGGGTAAATGAAAAATTTGTGatgcataaaaaataagttataagcAATGTTTTAAAAATTCAACCAGACTGGCCAGTTTAACCAGATTAACTGAAAATCAGTTATCTAACCGGTCCGATTGACATCTAAAATCATTATGCAAAAATCGGTCAAATTAGTGGTTAACCAATGAATCGACCATGTTTTTAAAATGTTCCATTCTCTAATCAACACCAAAACGGTGCCGTTTTGGtcttaacccaaaaaaaaaatgctCAGCCCAGAATAAGAACACCCAATGTTCTGAAAATTTTCAAACCGTCCGATCGAATCGGTTGAACCGCAAACCGATGAGAATTACGACTCGATTTTATgccaaaaccaaaaaaataaaaactgttgTTGAACCACTAAACCGGCCGGTAACCGGTCAGTCGAGCCGAACCGGGACCCGGCCGGTTTTTTGCTTTGCCCAAAAACACTCAAAACGCACCGTTAGCATTCATTAACCCCCCTCCCCAACTCTTACGTTACCAACCCTAACCCACTCCAAATCTCCAACGGCCCAGCAGCACACCCTCTCTCATCCCTCCCATCACCCTCGAGCTAGCCATTCCTCACTTCCTCTCAACGCCGGCGAGCTCAGCCCCTCCTTTTCGCGCAGCCACAGTCCTGCCGGCGCTAGCTCTGTTTCACCGCACCCACTGTCCCGTTCGAAGCCCGTTCGTAGGTGCTCCTTGTCTCGGTGTCTCCCTCTTTCGTGCTCTGTTCAAGGCTTCTAGCTTCGAAGGTGCTCTCTTGCGCCGCCGTCGCGCTCCCATAGAGGAAGAATCATCGCAAGCGCCGCCGTTTCCTCCTCCTCTCGGTCAAGCCGTCATCCACTTCTCAGCTGCGCCGCTGTCTACTTCTCAGTCGTCCTACTCACCGCGGTCCTTGTCGTCCACGACACTCAGTCACGCCACGTCTTCCATCTTAGGGTTTGTagctttcttcttttattttctttgtgtGTTTTGGTAATTTCTGATGTGTGAAATTTATTTCTCTATTTGGTTTTGCTATGCTGCTATTTTGTGTGTGttgtgattttattattttaatttagtgattattgattattgaatGTGTTGTGATTATTGATTAGCTTTGATTCTTCTATGCTGCTGTTTTGTGTGTCAATGTGTTGCTGATAATAATACCTCAGTCAGGAAAGATGAATTATGGCATGATGCTGATCAATATGGATTATCTTGGTTTAATGTTGCTGAATCGAAATTATGTGTTGTTTTACTAAGATTTTGAGGACCACGCTCTAATAATTGACCTTGCATATTAGTAATTGAGCTTTTAATAGAATTTAGAGGTGCTGAAATTTGGGTTGGCATGGTTAGAAACTAGAATTTACCTATAACTTTGTTTTGTGTTTCCAGCTTTGTTCAATGGCAAAGTAGACAAGTGTAGGGTCAAGTTTGTGATTTACATGTGCTTGGATTGTGGCTGTTTTGATGATTTATTGAGTAACACGATGAAGGGGCATTAAAATGTCAAGTTTAGCTTTGGGTTATTGTGAAATCCTTTTGTTTTTCTGATTTGTTTTGAGTTTCCTTAAGTGAATACAATTTTATTGTGAGCCTGCAAGTTTGAGTCTCCTCTTGATTAGAAATTTGTGATATGTTAGGTGGCAGGTTAGATTTAGGTGTCGATAGCTTTGAGCCTGCAGCTATGGAAGAACGAGATTTCTAAACTTCTAGGTTGTGTTAAATGATGTGGATTGTACAGTTGCTACTTCGAAGAaccttcattcttttttttttggtgatgaaaccttcattctttttctttgttgcttGGATAAATTTAAACCAGAGTTGGAAATGGTTTGATATTTTTTGGATATAATTGCTTTATTGATTAATGTCATCAAAGCAAACATTTATAGGATGAAGAAAGAATTTTGGTTtctcttaggtagcgtttgttttcggagACAGGACACGGAGACATGGACAGCACATTCTTAAAAAGTGTTTGGAAGCAAAGACACACTGAACATATTGTCTCCGGgacagttttttatacttttgtgtccactcttttatgaaggacaatgatggacacgggatTTGGAAGAGGGACACGgactatttttatgaattttttttcttttttgtccatggtgctattttttattattccactgttaacccttcttatttttcttattttgcgtTGTTCTCAGAAAGTACTTTTTTTACTCCATGCTCTTTTTCTATCTCTAcgttctttttctaatttcttttttcttatcattcttacTTCAACATCATTTTAACCTtacattatattatttgatttgtaataaaaataataacaaaaataattagtctggagacttttaaaagataaatattataaaggtaaaattgatattttaaaatgctaaaaaataatttataaattgtaattgattttatataatttaaaaaaaattaattttttgaaaagaaaaataaaattttagataaaaaaattaattttctaaataaaaatagatttttatgtgaaaaattaatttttttccatttttgattctttttttaaaattgattttgtatttaaaattaatttggcttattaacctaaatgaaattttttattaatcaaactcagatttttttgttaatattaactatatgtattcctacatattaataataaattttaaaaaaataatatttataaattttattttaatataaatactattatataattttttat is a window from the Arachis hypogaea cultivar Tifrunner chromosome 1, arahy.Tifrunner.gnm2.J5K5, whole genome shotgun sequence genome containing:
- the LOC112709455 gene encoding protein LONGIFOLIA 2, encoding MAAKLLHSLADENPDLQKQIGCMTGIFQLFDRHQIVTPRRISHKRLPPGNSHSNYESMRRDSNSIHQRQTAADMNLNKGVSEKQRISTESSRASFSSSCSSSISSMDCKAQADASFDRITFPETPRRDQVMNQTSTSTNLGHQSLDLRDVVKDSMYREARGLSVKTTIKEEVSIRASKQKDSPRPLHLSISDYEYDRVGIDGKQSVPIDLKESIRVLSKLTEAPWHYDEGREVRRLPYEVKDAQRHSISKDARRFSYDAREVHRYSSESQDTIKSTPRLKELPRLSLDSREVSWRTYTSDSKSNHLLRNFSSGTSDSDDKVSSLQQRPSAASQSRPPSVVAKLMGLEALPASNLASETRSILSETDPTQGDDQFSRSSKNGLIRPFKVSNSSKSSMKDPSSPSRKNPDLVVKPISSSRHPIEPAPWKRRDRNQSSPRPSSAAMKATSITDSFPSVYSEVEKRLKNLEFDQSGRDLRALKQILEAMQAKGLLETRQEEQVSNLVGNQRDHEPKPVSLTQNSRTARKQSPHRNNIASSTFGGSDSARSFESPIVIMKPAKHIEKNGISSSSVIPLVELSDSHKLQSVRMKVRTGNGKGTGSGRITKDQSPRNNHREASTSFSEKKASSKTIRSTQSQPRSQQFTKENSPSSVKNSGSVSPRLQQKKLELEKCSRPPTPPSESSKPRRQSGKQTTESGSPGRKPRHKVPISQQSDDQLSEISNESRSLSFQGDETSLQSGSTITESKMDVELASNLQSAETVESQSPSLKTIEQVVSGTIQKKSTLMLDENEPISELAMDAPDHPSPVSVLDGSVYREDVLSPVKLISNAPKGDVQSKEDDYEYQWNTADDSLSVNSEINRKKLQSIDHLVQKLRRLNSSHDEARIDYIGSLCENSNPDHRYISEILLASGLLLRDLSSELLTFQRHSSGHPINPELFLVLEQTKASSFLAKEEIGIEKVDYKKTNTDKSHRRFIFNAVNEILGMKLASSPEPWLKPNGLAKKNLSAQKLLKELCFEIEKIQVKKPECTEDEGDGIKSILCENVMNGTESWTIFHGETSGVVLDVERLIFKDLIDEIVIGEATGLRIKPVRRRKLFGK